Proteins from a genomic interval of Cucumis melo cultivar AY chromosome 7, USDA_Cmelo_AY_1.0, whole genome shotgun sequence:
- the LOC103501179 gene encoding uncharacterized protein LOC103501179 isoform X1: MNNIDVCLKNVGSQGSFSPEQRTSQNLEQLHSIEGENLECLSNDGNDVDKINQYILSVKKDNKAADSLYHRNGIDSVKEDSMTKALKKAMSENFHDNEEHPQTLFYKNLWLEAEAALCASNLRARFNSARSGMEKHESPKNKPKIVTKHLSLMLLLVQTPLGNWHLRLRFHILRCPEDAARHKDVGNSVLSSDFEVSVKQDVAEKLGLDKKKTAVTCIEDIDSSFPTSKMKGLWECSSIHFAHRDWEQPYR, encoded by the exons ATGAATAACATTGATGTTTGTTTAAAAAACGTCGGATCACAAGGTTCTTTCTCGCCTGAGCAAAGGACTTCACAAAATCTTGAGCAACTTCATTCG ATTGAAGGCGAGAATTTGGAGTGTCTATCAAATGATGGAAATGATGTGGATAAAATAAATCAGTACATACTGTCTGTCAAGAAAGACAACAAAGCTGCTGACTCACTTTATCATAGGAACGGGATTGACTCGGTTAAAGAAGATAGCATGACCAAG GCTCTTAAGAAGGCTATGAGTGAGAACTTTCACGATAATGAAGAACATCCCCAAACTCTCTTTTACAAGAATCTATGGCTTGAGGCAGAAGCTGCATTATGTGCCTCCAATTTAAGAGCTCGTTTTAATAGTGCAAGGTCAGGAATGGAGAAACATGAATCACCAAAA AACAAGCCGAAAATTGTGACAAAGCACTTATCTCTGATGCTTCTCCTGGTTCAAACACCATTGGGAAATTGGCATCTAAGACTAAG ATTTCATATTCTCAGATGCCCAGAGGATGCAGCAAGGCATAAGGATGTCGGAAATTCAGTATTATCGTCTGATTTTGAGGTTTCGGTTAAACAGGATGTGGCTGAAAAATTAGGACTCGACAAGAAAAAAACTGCAGTCACATGTATCGAAGACATAGATTCTTCATTCCCCACGTCGAAGATGAAGGGACTCTGGGAATGCTCTTCCATCCATTTCGCCCACCGTGACTGGGAGCAGCCATATAGATGA
- the LOC103501179 gene encoding uncharacterized protein LOC103501179 isoform X2: MNNIDVCLKNVGSQGSFSPEQRTSQNLEQLHSIEGENLECLSNDGNDVDKINQYILSVKKDNKAADSLYHRNGIDSVKEDSMTKALKKAMSENFHDNEEHPQTLFYKNLWLEAEAALCASNLRARFNSARSGMEKHESPKNKPKIVTKHLSLMLLLVQTPLGNWHLRLRCPEDAARHKDVGNSVLSSDFEVSVKQDVAEKLGLDKKKTAVTCIEDIDSSFPTSKMKGLWECSSIHFAHRDWEQPYR; encoded by the exons ATGAATAACATTGATGTTTGTTTAAAAAACGTCGGATCACAAGGTTCTTTCTCGCCTGAGCAAAGGACTTCACAAAATCTTGAGCAACTTCATTCG ATTGAAGGCGAGAATTTGGAGTGTCTATCAAATGATGGAAATGATGTGGATAAAATAAATCAGTACATACTGTCTGTCAAGAAAGACAACAAAGCTGCTGACTCACTTTATCATAGGAACGGGATTGACTCGGTTAAAGAAGATAGCATGACCAAG GCTCTTAAGAAGGCTATGAGTGAGAACTTTCACGATAATGAAGAACATCCCCAAACTCTCTTTTACAAGAATCTATGGCTTGAGGCAGAAGCTGCATTATGTGCCTCCAATTTAAGAGCTCGTTTTAATAGTGCAAGGTCAGGAATGGAGAAACATGAATCACCAAAA AACAAGCCGAAAATTGTGACAAAGCACTTATCTCTGATGCTTCTCCTGGTTCAAACACCATTGGGAAATTGGCATCTAAGACTAAG ATGCCCAGAGGATGCAGCAAGGCATAAGGATGTCGGAAATTCAGTATTATCGTCTGATTTTGAGGTTTCGGTTAAACAGGATGTGGCTGAAAAATTAGGACTCGACAAGAAAAAAACTGCAGTCACATGTATCGAAGACATAGATTCTTCATTCCCCACGTCGAAGATGAAGGGACTCTGGGAATGCTCTTCCATCCATTTCGCCCACCGTGACTGGGAGCAGCCATATAGATGA
- the LOC103501179 gene encoding uncharacterized protein LOC103501179 isoform X3 — protein MNNIDVCLKNVGSQGSFSPEQRTSQNLEQLHSIEGENLECLSNDGNDVDKINQYILSVKKDNKAADSLYHRNGIDSVKEDSMTKALKKAMSENFHDNEEHPQTLFYKNLWLEAEAALCASNLRARFNSARSGMEKHESPKTSPAVSVTSHADDVFTRFHILRCPEDAARHKDVGNSVLSSDFEVSVKQDVAEKLGLDKKKTAVTCIEDIDSSFPTSKMKGLWECSSIHFAHRDWEQPYR, from the exons ATGAATAACATTGATGTTTGTTTAAAAAACGTCGGATCACAAGGTTCTTTCTCGCCTGAGCAAAGGACTTCACAAAATCTTGAGCAACTTCATTCG ATTGAAGGCGAGAATTTGGAGTGTCTATCAAATGATGGAAATGATGTGGATAAAATAAATCAGTACATACTGTCTGTCAAGAAAGACAACAAAGCTGCTGACTCACTTTATCATAGGAACGGGATTGACTCGGTTAAAGAAGATAGCATGACCAAG GCTCTTAAGAAGGCTATGAGTGAGAACTTTCACGATAATGAAGAACATCCCCAAACTCTCTTTTACAAGAATCTATGGCTTGAGGCAGAAGCTGCATTATGTGCCTCCAATTTAAGAGCTCGTTTTAATAGTGCAAGGTCAGGAATGGAGAAACATGAATCACCAAAA ACTTCCCCTGCCGTCAGTGTGACTAGTCATGCAGATGATGTGTTTACTAGATTTCATATTCTCAGATGCCCAGAGGATGCAGCAAGGCATAAGGATGTCGGAAATTCAGTATTATCGTCTGATTTTGAGGTTTCGGTTAAACAGGATGTGGCTGAAAAATTAGGACTCGACAAGAAAAAAACTGCAGTCACATGTATCGAAGACATAGATTCTTCATTCCCCACGTCGAAGATGAAGGGACTCTGGGAATGCTCTTCCATCCATTTCGCCCACCGTGACTGGGAGCAGCCATATAGATGA
- the LOC103501179 gene encoding uncharacterized protein LOC103501179 isoform X4 has product MTKIEGENLECLSNDGNDVDKINQYILSVKKDNKAADSLYHRNGIDSVKEDSMTKALKKAMSENFHDNEEHPQTLFYKNLWLEAEAALCASNLRARFNSARSGMEKHESPKNKPKIVTKHLSLMLLLVQTPLGNWHLRLRFHILRCPEDAARHKDVGNSVLSSDFEVSVKQDVAEKLGLDKKKTAVTCIEDIDSSFPTSKMKGLWECSSIHFAHRDWEQPYR; this is encoded by the exons ATGACAAAGATTGAAGGCGAGAATTTGGAGTGTCTATCAAATGATGGAAATGATGTGGATAAAATAAATCAGTACATACTGTCTGTCAAGAAAGACAACAAAGCTGCTGACTCACTTTATCATAGGAACGGGATTGACTCGGTTAAAGAAGATAGCATGACCAAG GCTCTTAAGAAGGCTATGAGTGAGAACTTTCACGATAATGAAGAACATCCCCAAACTCTCTTTTACAAGAATCTATGGCTTGAGGCAGAAGCTGCATTATGTGCCTCCAATTTAAGAGCTCGTTTTAATAGTGCAAGGTCAGGAATGGAGAAACATGAATCACCAAAA AACAAGCCGAAAATTGTGACAAAGCACTTATCTCTGATGCTTCTCCTGGTTCAAACACCATTGGGAAATTGGCATCTAAGACTAAG ATTTCATATTCTCAGATGCCCAGAGGATGCAGCAAGGCATAAGGATGTCGGAAATTCAGTATTATCGTCTGATTTTGAGGTTTCGGTTAAACAGGATGTGGCTGAAAAATTAGGACTCGACAAGAAAAAAACTGCAGTCACATGTATCGAAGACATAGATTCTTCATTCCCCACGTCGAAGATGAAGGGACTCTGGGAATGCTCTTCCATCCATTTCGCCCACCGTGACTGGGAGCAGCCATATAGATGA